A DNA window from Iodobacter ciconiae contains the following coding sequences:
- the rpsQ gene encoding 30S ribosomal protein S17: protein MSEAKLKRELTGRIVSDKMDKTVTVLVERLVKHPLYGKMMRRSKKYHAHDESNQYHEGDLVTIQEIRPLSKTKNWAVTTLVEKARN from the coding sequence ATGTCTGAAGCTAAACTGAAGCGCGAACTGACAGGCCGTATCGTCAGCGACAAAATGGATAAGACTGTTACCGTGTTGGTAGAGCGTCTGGTTAAACACCCGCTCTACGGCAAGATGATGCGTCGTTCCAAAAAATACCACGCACACGACGAAAGCAATCAATATCACGAAGGTGATTTGGTTACGATCCAAGAAATTCGTCCACTTTCCAAGACTAAAAACTGGGCTGTGACGACGTTGGTAGAAAAGGCTCGTAATTAA
- the rplX gene encoding 50S ribosomal protein L24 — MNKIRKGDEIIVITGKDNGKRGTVLRVIPAEDRVVVEGVNVVKKHQKPNPMRGVQGGIVEKTMPVHISNVALFNTATGKADRVGFKTLEDGRKVRFFKSSGEVIGG, encoded by the coding sequence ATGAACAAGATTCGCAAAGGCGATGAAATCATCGTTATCACAGGCAAGGACAACGGCAAGCGCGGTACAGTGCTGCGCGTAATCCCGGCTGAAGATCGTGTCGTGGTTGAAGGCGTTAATGTGGTGAAAAAACACCAGAAGCCTAATCCAATGCGCGGTGTACAGGGCGGTATTGTCGAAAAGACTATGCCGGTTCACATTTCTAATGTTGCCTTGTTTAACACTGCAACGGGCAAGGCTGATCGCGTTGGCTTCAAGACTTTAGAGGATGGCCGCAAGGTTCGTTTCTTTAAGTCTAGTGGCGAAGTGATCGGCGGCTAA
- the rplE gene encoding 50S ribosomal protein L5, with protein sequence MARLQEFYKDQVVPKLVEQFGYKSIMQVPRIDKITINMGVGEAIADKKVMDHAVGDLVKIAGQKPVVTVAKKSIAGFKIREGYPVGCKVTLRRERMFEFLDRLVTIALPRVRDFRGVSGKSFDGRGNFNMGVREQIIFPEIEYDKIDALRGMNITITTTAKSDEEARALLACFKFPFKS encoded by the coding sequence ATGGCTCGTCTGCAAGAGTTTTATAAAGATCAAGTAGTGCCGAAGCTGGTTGAACAGTTCGGGTATAAGTCCATCATGCAAGTTCCGCGTATCGACAAAATCACCATTAACATGGGTGTTGGCGAAGCGATCGCAGATAAGAAAGTGATGGACCACGCTGTTGGTGATTTGGTGAAAATTGCTGGTCAAAAGCCGGTTGTTACTGTAGCTAAAAAGTCGATTGCCGGTTTTAAAATTCGTGAAGGTTATCCGGTTGGCTGCAAAGTGACTTTGCGCCGCGAACGCATGTTCGAATTCCTGGATCGTCTGGTAACGATTGCTCTGCCACGTGTACGCGATTTCCGTGGCGTGAGTGGCAAGTCGTTTGACGGTCGTGGTAATTTCAATATGGGCGTACGTGAGCAAATCATTTTCCCAGAAATCGAATACGACAAGATTGACGCTTTGCGTGGTATGAATATTACGATTACCACTACTGCTAAATCCGATGAAGAAGCGCGTGCTTTACTCGCTTGCTTCAAGTTCCCATTCAAGAGTTGA
- the rpmC gene encoding 50S ribosomal protein L29: protein MKAAELHQKSVEELKAELTALLKAQFSLRMQHATGQLAKPSELNRVRKDIARVHTIMAQKAA, encoded by the coding sequence ATGAAAGCTGCTGAACTACATCAGAAATCTGTTGAAGAGCTGAAGGCTGAGTTGACCGCATTGTTGAAGGCGCAGTTTAGCTTGCGTATGCAGCATGCGACGGGTCAACTGGCCAAGCCAAGCGAACTCAACCGTGTGCGCAAAGATATTGCGCGCGTTCATACCATCATGGCTCAGAAGGCGGCTTAA
- the rplN gene encoding 50S ribosomal protein L14 → MIQMQTRLEVADNTGARSVMCIKVLGGSKRRYASVGDIIKVAIKDAAPRGRVKKGDVYSAVVVRTAKGVRRADGSLIKFDGNAAVLLNAKLEPIGTRIFGPVTRELRNERFMKIVSLAPEVL, encoded by the coding sequence ATGATTCAAATGCAAACTAGGCTTGAGGTTGCTGATAACACTGGTGCACGTTCTGTAATGTGCATTAAGGTTCTCGGTGGTTCCAAGCGTCGCTACGCTTCGGTGGGCGATATTATTAAAGTTGCCATTAAAGATGCTGCCCCTCGTGGTCGTGTTAAAAAAGGTGATGTTTATAGCGCCGTAGTGGTTCGCACCGCTAAGGGCGTACGCCGTGCTGATGGTTCACTGATCAAATTTGACGGTAACGCTGCAGTTCTCCTTAACGCCAAGCTTGAGCCAATTGGTACCCGTATTTTCGGGCCAGTGACGCGTGAGCTGCGCAATGAACGATTCATGAAAATCGTTTCACTTGCGCCAGAAGTGTTGTAA